One genomic segment of Erysipelotrichaceae bacterium 66202529 includes these proteins:
- a CDS encoding methionyl-tRNA formyltransferase, with product MDNKQIRILFMGTPEIAVSMLKRLWSDGYQIIGVVSQPDKKVGRKQVLQMPPVKQEALKHEIPVYQPIRIRDDYEELMQLDIDLIVTCAYGQFIPSRLLEYPTYGSINVHASLLPKLRGGAPIHKAIMEGHAQSGVSIMRMVKKMDAGAVMAQSHVAISDEDTMGSLYDKLAVSGAQLLSESIPKIIDGSAVFVEQNEAEATFAYTIQKDEEHVDFSRDVKSVYNHIRGLIPAPCAYVLVDGKKLKFHKVRRIPEKGAAACGEIIGMVDGGFAIACADGLILADELQLEGKAKMAAKVFFNGSGKNLIGKIVA from the coding sequence ATGGATAATAAACAAATACGAATCCTGTTCATGGGCACGCCAGAGATCGCCGTGTCGATGCTAAAACGGCTGTGGAGCGACGGCTATCAAATCATTGGCGTTGTCAGCCAGCCGGATAAAAAGGTGGGAAGAAAGCAGGTGCTGCAGATGCCGCCGGTGAAGCAGGAAGCCTTAAAGCATGAGATACCGGTTTATCAGCCAATTCGTATCCGAGATGATTATGAGGAGCTGATGCAGCTGGATATCGATCTGATTGTCACCTGTGCGTATGGTCAGTTTATTCCGTCAAGACTGCTGGAATATCCAACCTATGGCAGTATCAATGTACATGCCTCCCTGCTGCCAAAGCTGAGAGGCGGCGCACCGATTCATAAAGCCATTATGGAAGGACATGCACAAAGCGGTGTTTCGATTATGCGTATGGTTAAGAAAATGGATGCCGGTGCTGTTATGGCGCAGAGTCATGTGGCGATTTCGGATGAGGATACGATGGGTTCTTTGTATGATAAGCTGGCCGTTTCCGGTGCACAGCTGCTGAGTGAAAGCATTCCGAAGATTATCGACGGAAGTGCTGTCTTTGTGGAACAAAACGAAGCGGAGGCAACGTTTGCCTATACGATTCAAAAGGATGAGGAGCATGTCGATTTCAGCAGGGATGTGAAAAGCGTATACAATCATATCCGCGGTCTGATTCCTGCACCGTGTGCCTATGTATTGGTAGACGGTAAAAAGCTGAAGTTTCATAAGGTGCGCAGAATACCTGAAAAGGGAGCTGCAGCCTGCGGTGAAATCATCGGTATGGTGGATGGCGGTTTTGCGATTGCCTGTGCAGATGGTCTTATTCTTGCGGATGAGCTGCAGCTGGAAGGAAAAGCAAAGATGGCGGCGAAGGTTTTCTTCAATGGCAGTGGAAAGAATCTGATTGGAAAAATTGTAGCATAA
- the hemW gene encoding radical SAM family heme chaperone HemW has translation MKACYVHVPFCRDICAYCDFTRCRYHAGLAEQWLIAVEKELHEKLAESALETMYIGGGTPSALQLEQLNRLLQLLSPYTARVQEYTVEANVESLDEEKMELLHSYGVNRISLGVQSLQPQLLSIINRQHSKAEVVQRIHQLHAHGIHNISIDLIYGLPQQSMAMWKQDLQEIVQQFPISHISLYALTIEEHSQFGRDGVKNIDADMEADMYVYAVEYLQKHGFEQYEISNFAKPGCASMHNQMYWRYEDFCGIGCGASGKSRHIRYDNTCNLHTYLQKGSCPDIVELSREDEMFEMLMMSLRMKQGVSLSRFKEVFHADFETVYHKALQKNIERGMLQIANGHVRTTWEGLLLLHDVLIDFLPEEAL, from the coding sequence ATGAAAGCATGCTATGTTCATGTGCCCTTTTGCAGGGATATTTGTGCCTATTGTGATTTTACCCGCTGCCGCTATCATGCAGGGCTGGCTGAACAATGGCTTATTGCCGTTGAAAAGGAGCTGCATGAGAAGCTTGCGGAGTCAGCTTTGGAAACTATGTATATCGGCGGAGGAACACCAAGCGCATTGCAGCTAGAGCAGCTGAACCGCCTGCTGCAGCTGCTTTCACCATATACTGCCCGGGTGCAGGAGTATACGGTGGAGGCAAACGTGGAATCTCTGGATGAGGAGAAAATGGAGCTGCTGCACAGCTATGGCGTCAATCGCATTTCACTGGGAGTACAGAGCCTGCAGCCACAGCTGTTATCCATCATCAACAGACAGCACAGCAAAGCGGAGGTAGTGCAGCGCATCCACCAGCTGCATGCACACGGTATTCATAATATATCCATCGACCTGATTTACGGGCTACCCCAACAGAGCATGGCTATGTGGAAGCAGGATTTACAGGAAATCGTACAGCAGTTTCCTATTTCGCATATCTCCTTGTATGCCTTAACGATAGAGGAGCATTCCCAGTTTGGACGGGACGGTGTAAAAAATATCGATGCGGATATGGAGGCGGATATGTATGTATATGCTGTCGAATATTTGCAAAAGCATGGATTTGAACAATATGAAATCAGTAATTTCGCCAAGCCGGGCTGTGCGTCTATGCATAATCAGATGTATTGGAGATATGAGGATTTTTGCGGAATCGGCTGCGGGGCCAGCGGGAAGAGCAGGCATATCCGCTATGATAATACCTGCAATCTGCACACCTATCTGCAAAAGGGGAGCTGTCCGGATATCGTTGAACTGAGCCGTGAGGATGAAATGTTTGAAATGCTGATGATGTCCCTGCGCATGAAGCAGGGAGTATCGTTATCCCGATTTAAGGAAGTCTTTCATGCTGACTTTGAAACGGTGTATCATAAGGCATTGCAGAAAAATATCGAACGCGGTATGCTGCAGATAGCAAACGGCCATGTGCGAACCACCTGGGAGGGGCTGCTGCTGCTTCACGATGTGCTGATTGATTTTCTGCCGGAGGAAGCATTATGA
- the lepA gene encoding elongation factor 4, translating into MDQKYIRNFSIIAHIDHGKSTLADRILEITDTVEQREMKEQLLDTMDLERERGITIKLNAVQLKYKAKDGQDYIFHLIDTPGHVDFTYEVSRSLAACEGAVLVVDAAQGIEAQTLANVYLALDNDLEIIPVINKIDLPSAQPDVVRKEIEDVIGLDASDAPLISAKNGLNIQDVLEAVVQHVPAPSGDPQAPLQALVFDSLYDAYRGVIAYVRVKEGTIRVGDHIRFMASGAEYEVLEVGIRTPKEIKKDVLECGEVGWICGSIKSIKDVRVGDTITHAQRSAAEPLHGYREMNPMVYCGLYPIDSSKYNDLRDALEKLQLNDASLQFEAETSQALGFGFRCGFLGLLHMDVVQERIEREYRIDLIATAPSVVYHAYLTDGSVLSIDNPSLLPDVQKIDHIEEPFVRASIMTPNDYVGPIMELCQHKRGNYKDMVYIDEGRMNVIYELPLGEIVFDFFDKLKSCTKGYASLDYELIGYQTNKLAKMDILLNGEIVDALSSIVHREFAYPRGRAICEKLKKLIPKQQFEIPIQAAINGKIVARADIKSLRKNVLAKCYGGDISRKKKLLEKQKEGKKRMKSVGSVEVPQEAFMAVLSMDDDDK; encoded by the coding sequence ATGGATCAGAAATATATAAGAAACTTTTCAATCATCGCCCATATTGATCATGGGAAATCAACTCTGGCCGATCGTATTCTTGAAATTACAGATACTGTTGAACAGCGTGAAATGAAGGAACAGCTGCTGGATACCATGGATCTGGAACGGGAACGTGGCATTACGATCAAGCTGAATGCTGTTCAGTTGAAATATAAAGCAAAGGATGGACAGGATTATATCTTCCATCTGATTGATACACCGGGACATGTCGATTTCACCTACGAGGTATCCCGTTCCCTGGCAGCCTGTGAGGGGGCGGTTCTGGTCGTTGATGCGGCTCAGGGAATTGAGGCACAGACACTGGCCAATGTATATCTGGCTTTGGATAACGATTTGGAAATCATTCCGGTTATCAATAAAATCGATCTTCCCAGTGCACAGCCGGATGTTGTGCGTAAGGAGATTGAGGATGTAATCGGTTTGGATGCCAGTGATGCCCCACTGATATCCGCTAAAAACGGTTTGAATATCCAAGATGTACTGGAAGCAGTCGTTCAGCATGTACCCGCACCATCTGGTGATCCGCAGGCGCCATTACAGGCTCTGGTGTTTGACTCCCTGTATGATGCCTATCGTGGTGTTATTGCCTATGTACGTGTCAAGGAAGGAACCATTCGTGTTGGTGATCATATCCGGTTCATGGCAAGCGGTGCGGAATATGAGGTGCTTGAGGTAGGAATACGGACGCCGAAGGAAATTAAGAAGGATGTACTGGAATGCGGTGAGGTAGGCTGGATCTGCGGTTCTATCAAATCGATTAAGGATGTACGTGTCGGCGATACGATTACGCATGCACAGCGTTCAGCAGCAGAGCCGTTGCACGGATATCGTGAAATGAATCCGATGGTATACTGCGGGCTGTATCCGATTGATTCCAGTAAATACAATGATTTGCGAGATGCGTTGGAAAAGCTGCAGCTAAATGATGCATCCCTGCAGTTTGAGGCGGAAACCTCACAGGCGCTGGGCTTTGGCTTTCGATGTGGGTTTCTTGGACTTCTGCACATGGATGTTGTTCAGGAACGAATCGAGCGGGAATACCGCATTGATCTGATTGCGACAGCACCCTCTGTTGTCTATCATGCATATCTGACAGATGGCTCTGTATTATCCATTGATAATCCATCCCTGCTTCCGGATGTACAGAAAATTGATCATATCGAGGAACCGTTCGTCCGTGCCAGCATCATGACACCGAATGATTATGTCGGGCCGATCATGGAGCTGTGTCAGCATAAGCGTGGAAACTATAAGGATATGGTTTATATTGACGAAGGACGTATGAATGTGATCTATGAGCTTCCCTTAGGAGAAATCGTGTTTGATTTTTTCGATAAGCTGAAATCCTGTACCAAGGGATACGCCTCCCTGGATTATGAGCTGATCGGCTATCAGACCAATAAGCTTGCCAAGATGGATATCCTGCTGAATGGAGAAATCGTTGATGCTTTAAGCAGTATCGTACATAGAGAGTTTGCTTATCCAAGAGGGCGTGCCATCTGTGAAAAGCTGAAAAAGCTGATACCGAAGCAGCAGTTTGAAATACCGATTCAGGCTGCAATCAATGGTAAGATCGTCGCGCGTGCGGATATCAAATCCCTGCGTAAAAACGTATTGGCGAAATGCTACGGAGGGGATATCTCCCGTAAGAAAAAGCTTCTGGAGAAACAGAAGGAAGGAAAGAAGCGTATGAAATCCGTCGGCAGTGTGGAGGTGCCGCAGGAAGCCTTCATGGCTGTGCTTTCCATGGATGACGACGATAAATAA
- a CDS encoding helix-turn-helix domain-containing protein — MITFYKLWDYCNRKDINKSELKEGAGISNATISKLNNNQIVTTETIDKVCSFLKVQPFQIMEWEEKKADK; from the coding sequence ATGATAACGTTTTATAAATTATGGGATTATTGTAATAGAAAAGACATCAATAAATCGGAATTGAAAGAAGGAGCAGGGATTTCCAATGCCACAATCAGTAAATTAAATAACAATCAAATCGTCACTACAGAAACAATCGATAAGGTATGCTCCTTTTTGAAAGTACAGCCCTTTCAGATTATGGAATGGGAAGAAAAGAAAGCAGATAAGTAA